A genomic window from Lotus japonicus ecotype B-129 chromosome 1, LjGifu_v1.2 includes:
- the LOC130728017 gene encoding senescence associated gene 20: protein MEINAKVEIQNKATVEMLYKALLGQEGLTMDTVAKLLASDLEWWFHGPPQCQHMMRVLTGETALNKGFKFEPRSVTTIGDSVITEGWEGQAYWVHVWTLKNGLITQFREYFNTWLVVKDLRPPSPRTWEDKQDSFTLWQSQPRDLYRRSLPGLVLAI, encoded by the coding sequence ATGGAAATCAATGCAAAGGTTGAAATCCAAAACAAGGCAACAGTTGAAATGCTCTACAAGGCCCTTTTGGGACAAGAAGGATTAACAATGGACACGGTGGCCAAATTGCTAGCAAGCGACCTTGAGTGGTGGTTCCACGGTCCGCCTCAGTGCCAACACATGATGAGGGTTCTCACAGGTGAAACAGCCCTTAACAAAGGTTTCAAGTTCGAGCCTCGCAGCGTGACAACCATCGGTGACTCCGTGATCACCGAAGGGTGGGAGGGGCAGGCCTATTGGGTCCACGTTTGGACACTGAAAAATGGCCTCATCACTCAGTTCAGAGAGTATTTCAATACATGGCTTGTGGTGAAGGATTTGAGGCCTCCAAGCCCAAGAACCTGGGAAGATAAACAAGATAGCTTCACATTGTGGCAGAGCCAGCCTCGTGACCTATATCGCCGGTCACTGCCTGGACTTGTCTTAGCCATTTAG